A DNA window from bacterium contains the following coding sequences:
- a CDS encoding DUF4338 domain-containing protein, producing MNTVLRYRGRDVTEQDVTFLRELITRHKDESRRRLSARVCEAWNWRQENGALRDMLCRSLMLELHRSGLIELPPVRCRPVNNAIRHRRTASVEIDRTPINGHLSDLGPLTWRAVRRTPQEPLFNALLKEHHYLGYTRPVGESLKVLVSAGDRPIACFAWSSAPYHLDHRDRFIGWSRDARTKHRHL from the coding sequence TCCTGCGCGAACTGATCACGCGTCACAAGGACGAGAGTCGGCGCCGGCTTTCCGCACGCGTCTGCGAGGCGTGGAACTGGCGTCAGGAAAACGGCGCCTTGCGCGACATGCTTTGTCGCAGCCTCATGCTCGAGCTGCATCGATCCGGCTTGATCGAACTCCCGCCCGTGCGCTGCCGTCCGGTGAACAACGCGATTCGCCATCGCCGCACGGCGAGCGTCGAGATCGATCGAACGCCCATCAACGGACACTTGTCGGATCTCGGCCCGCTGACGTGGCGTGCGGTCCGGCGCACACCGCAAGAGCCGTTGTTCAACGCGCTCCTGAAAGAGCACCACTATCTCGGGTACACGCGTCCCGTCGGCGAATCCCTCAAGGTGCTCGTGAGCGCCGGGGATCGTCCCATCGCCTGTTTCGCGTGGTCCTCGGCTCCCTACCACCTGGACCATCGCGACCGCTTCATCGGTTGGTCACGTGACGCCCGCACCAAACACCGCCACCTG